One genomic region from Arthrobacter sp. YN encodes:
- a CDS encoding glycosyltransferase family 4 protein, producing MMSGLPDINSPTLLAGKHVLVLNWRDVQHSQAGGAEQYMHEISKRWVQNGVHVTWFTGRDDGQSPEDVIDGIRILRGGGALSIYGHAALRLVRTGGLLQSGGEFDAVVDCQNGIPFFSPLFLPRNLPIIQVIHHVHQEQFRTRFSPPLAAVGRFLESSGAKTVYGQRSIVAVSPSTRLELRKLGFSGPVHVVPNGTIDIPEEVAARAPHPTIAVVSRLVPHKRLDLLMGQFAVAVRSIPKLRMDIVGDGPERARLQQLAMDLGLDHAVTFHGYQPNEVRDRLLSRAWLTASTSASEGWGCSVIEAAAWGVPCLALRVPGIRDSVVDGRTGWLVDTPQELGTAMVEALTALGEPDSEAVVSAECREWARCFTWDRSTRLLTGALMEEEKIRRDGGDPRSFHSDLSTLVRFVLPEDADLQSILHRTDEVAVADDGHVAVLMKGRDEFEAFAAMQKIGVTSAELRSAGRTTLLAGPGSAFTPADALDGQ from the coding sequence ATGATGTCCGGCCTTCCTGACATCAACTCTCCAACCCTTCTCGCCGGAAAGCACGTGCTGGTCCTCAACTGGCGCGACGTCCAGCACTCACAAGCCGGCGGCGCCGAGCAGTACATGCACGAGATTTCCAAGAGGTGGGTGCAGAACGGCGTCCACGTCACCTGGTTTACAGGGCGCGACGACGGCCAGTCACCTGAGGATGTCATTGACGGCATCCGCATCCTGCGCGGAGGCGGAGCCCTGTCCATTTATGGACATGCCGCGCTCCGGCTTGTGCGGACCGGCGGGCTTTTGCAGAGCGGGGGGGAATTTGATGCCGTGGTGGACTGCCAGAACGGGATACCGTTCTTTTCGCCCTTGTTTTTGCCACGGAACCTGCCGATCATCCAGGTGATCCACCACGTCCACCAGGAACAGTTCCGCACCAGGTTCTCTCCGCCTTTGGCCGCCGTGGGCCGGTTCCTGGAAAGTTCGGGAGCCAAGACGGTGTACGGCCAGCGTTCCATTGTGGCGGTCTCGCCCTCCACACGGCTGGAACTGAGGAAACTCGGGTTCTCCGGTCCTGTCCACGTGGTGCCGAACGGAACCATCGACATTCCGGAGGAGGTTGCCGCCCGCGCGCCCCACCCGACCATCGCCGTCGTCAGCCGCTTGGTGCCGCATAAGAGGCTGGACCTGCTGATGGGCCAGTTTGCCGTGGCAGTGCGCAGCATTCCAAAGCTGCGGATGGACATTGTGGGGGACGGCCCGGAACGGGCCCGGTTGCAGCAGTTGGCCATGGACCTCGGCCTGGACCACGCAGTAACGTTCCACGGCTACCAGCCCAATGAGGTCCGTGACAGGTTGTTGAGCCGGGCTTGGCTGACTGCTTCCACCTCGGCGTCAGAAGGTTGGGGCTGCTCGGTGATCGAAGCCGCCGCGTGGGGTGTGCCCTGCCTGGCCCTGCGTGTTCCAGGCATCCGGGACTCCGTAGTGGACGGCAGAACCGGTTGGCTGGTGGATACTCCCCAGGAGCTTGGGACCGCAATGGTTGAGGCCCTCACCGCCTTGGGTGAGCCGGACTCGGAAGCGGTGGTCTCAGCGGAGTGCCGGGAATGGGCCCGCTGCTTCACCTGGGACCGCAGCACCAGACTGCTCACTGGAGCCCTGATGGAAGAGGAGAAGATACGGCGCGACGGCGGGGATCCTCGTTCGTTCCACTCTGACCTTTCCACCCTGGTCCGGTTCGTGTTGCCTGAAGATGCCGATCTTCAGTCCATCCTGCACCGGACGGATGAGGTTGCCGTTGCGGATGATGGACATGTCGCTGTGCTGATGAAGGGACGTGACGAGTTCGAGGCCTTCGCGGCAATGCAGAAGATCGGCGTGACGTCTGCGGAACTCCGTTCGGCCGGACGCACCACTCTGCTGGCCGGCCCCGGGAGCGCTTTCACTCCCGCCGATGCCCTTGATGGCCAGTAA
- a CDS encoding lipopolysaccharide biosynthesis protein → MEKDPGIAANSGFLAVSAGVVGVMSYGCTLLMATMLDTADYTMFAAAAMILGVVGIVANALVPLPLSHVVAVHQAGSEERRNGLAFSVFVSCLAGVAAAVISGSVTLALADPVLAAVVALAAFVIFVANAPAGWLQGELRFTWYALSTVGEVLLRLIFSVVVIAMAWGAGGAVLGFVVGCLAPLIVPWSFYRDLRWRPRVVLEKWRWAETSDIASVLGVVSVLVGVDVVVVGFLDSGSADAAGFQALATIAKGPVYVAAGTALVAFPLLRTPGANAGQVLGAAFASFGQLAVVAFAIIATAPPLMAGFIVPQKYHGSLGLLPWLAASGLGYAVLMVLSTVLLAVRAYRRCQIGLACACLLVVGGLWVGWQVNAVTGMAVGSAVGALTAGVVLALLARPVLVAAHPGRGAGPFLVLAIALIVALAVAADLQPLAWLALATVSGLLVLAHQRGLLPHGNDFKIRRRRHVGGRSAGTRAGGSRRRGFKRGGDRHSHGDHSPWPPNARRMERQL, encoded by the coding sequence TTGGAAAAGGACCCAGGCATTGCGGCAAACAGCGGCTTCCTTGCCGTGTCCGCAGGGGTTGTGGGCGTCATGAGTTATGGCTGCACTCTGCTCATGGCCACCATGCTGGACACCGCGGACTACACGATGTTCGCCGCGGCGGCGATGATCCTGGGAGTGGTGGGGATCGTGGCCAATGCCTTGGTCCCGCTTCCCTTGTCGCACGTTGTTGCCGTCCATCAGGCAGGCTCCGAGGAACGGCGTAATGGCTTGGCCTTCTCGGTCTTCGTGTCCTGCCTGGCGGGCGTTGCCGCTGCAGTGATCTCAGGCAGCGTGACGCTCGCGCTCGCCGACCCCGTCCTGGCCGCAGTGGTGGCGTTGGCGGCCTTTGTCATCTTCGTGGCGAATGCACCCGCGGGCTGGTTGCAGGGTGAGCTCCGTTTCACCTGGTACGCGCTGTCCACTGTGGGCGAGGTTCTCCTGAGGCTTATCTTCAGCGTGGTGGTGATCGCCATGGCATGGGGTGCCGGGGGAGCGGTCCTAGGTTTCGTAGTGGGGTGCCTGGCGCCGTTAATAGTGCCGTGGTCCTTCTACCGGGACTTGCGGTGGCGCCCGCGGGTTGTGCTGGAGAAGTGGAGATGGGCCGAGACCAGTGACATCGCCTCCGTTCTCGGCGTTGTCTCCGTGCTGGTGGGTGTCGATGTCGTGGTGGTCGGCTTCCTGGACAGCGGATCGGCCGATGCAGCAGGTTTCCAGGCGCTTGCCACCATCGCCAAAGGGCCTGTCTACGTGGCAGCCGGAACCGCTTTGGTGGCCTTCCCGTTGCTTCGCACGCCCGGTGCCAACGCGGGTCAGGTTCTTGGTGCTGCCTTCGCGTCGTTCGGGCAACTTGCCGTGGTGGCTTTCGCCATCATCGCCACAGCTCCACCACTGATGGCCGGATTCATCGTGCCGCAGAAGTACCACGGCTCCCTGGGGCTCCTGCCGTGGCTGGCTGCTTCCGGTCTTGGTTACGCGGTCCTCATGGTCCTGTCCACGGTGCTCCTTGCCGTGCGGGCCTACCGCCGATGCCAGATCGGCCTCGCCTGCGCGTGTCTCCTGGTGGTGGGCGGGCTCTGGGTTGGCTGGCAGGTGAACGCCGTCACCGGCATGGCCGTGGGCTCCGCTGTGGGCGCCCTGACAGCGGGCGTGGTTCTGGCGCTGCTGGCGCGTCCCGTCCTGGTAGCAGCACACCCAGGGAGGGGAGCCGGCCCGTTCCTGGTCCTGGCCATCGCCCTGATAGTGGCACTGGCAGTGGCCGCCGACCTGCAGCCCCTTGCGTGGCTGGCCCTGGCCACCGTCAGCGGCCTCTTGGTTCTCGCTCACCAGCGGGGGCTGTTGCCGCACGGGAACGACTTCAAAATTCGACGACGACGGCACGTTGGCGGGCGGTCGGCTGGCACCCGTGCTGGTGGCAGCCGCCGTCGGGGTTTCAAGCGCGGAGGTGACCGCCATAGTCACGGCGACCACAGTCCATGGCCTCCCAACGCCCGAAGGATGGAAAGACAGCTATGA
- a CDS encoding ArnT family glycosyltransferase has translation MTSLHRADAPALKFTARRSAGKRRQVIQHPLWVAALVGVLALVFRVFGVQRANDVFIDEVTYADLAQQMADGQMPTILGTPFFLHPPGTYALNALVIRGLGLQGSSMDLALQLRWVNSILGAVTVVVCFLVVRRLVGIGAAAVAGVVLASDPFVLRMDGRLMMETPAGLAVLTGWLLVLVVLDRRKGRARLWLEISAGLVFGLAIVMKDMTAVFTVVPLVAGVFWRRTIPPFTAWRILASALVPYAVYLGLLTAMGLLPQFVEQKSVGILRMVGAVQMTGFNSVSEVSLAERLVDLVGRFGTSYMLLGLSVLVGAVAATSPSANRRIIGLFSIFTGLVGVYSVFFGAAEEQFGYCVVLAGVVSLPVAGVMVVSWRPRLGRLVVVATALITALSLFLGVQARSVVDDGLIQARNWMIAELPASARVGLTSVTGEFALLPHENWEVLPSLESLRDGDAQYVLTQGRQLSQGYGFASPGFLDWLQNNAHPVFTFSGPTSGETVVWRLDRTKLEAAVSGGLVLPPVSGGYR, from the coding sequence ATGACTTCGCTTCACCGCGCTGATGCGCCAGCGCTAAAGTTCACAGCACGACGGTCTGCCGGGAAGCGGCGTCAGGTAATCCAGCACCCGCTCTGGGTCGCAGCGCTTGTGGGAGTGCTGGCTCTGGTATTTCGGGTATTCGGAGTCCAACGGGCAAACGATGTCTTCATCGACGAAGTGACGTACGCAGATTTGGCCCAACAGATGGCAGACGGGCAGATGCCAACAATTCTGGGCACTCCCTTTTTCCTGCATCCTCCGGGCACCTACGCCCTCAACGCCCTGGTCATCCGTGGCTTGGGCCTTCAAGGGAGTTCGATGGATCTGGCGCTGCAATTGCGGTGGGTCAACAGCATCCTGGGGGCAGTGACGGTGGTGGTGTGCTTCCTGGTGGTTCGCCGCCTGGTGGGCATCGGAGCTGCCGCGGTGGCAGGGGTGGTCCTGGCAAGCGATCCCTTTGTCCTCCGCATGGATGGCCGTTTGATGATGGAGACGCCGGCAGGTTTGGCCGTTCTGACGGGCTGGCTCCTGGTCCTCGTGGTGCTTGACCGCCGGAAGGGACGGGCACGTCTGTGGCTGGAAATCAGCGCCGGCCTGGTGTTCGGGCTGGCCATCGTCATGAAGGACATGACGGCCGTGTTCACCGTGGTTCCGCTCGTCGCCGGCGTGTTCTGGCGCAGAACCATACCGCCGTTCACTGCCTGGCGGATTCTCGCCTCAGCCCTGGTTCCCTACGCGGTGTACCTGGGTTTGCTGACCGCCATGGGACTTCTTCCACAGTTCGTCGAGCAAAAATCGGTAGGCATTCTGAGGATGGTGGGTGCCGTTCAGATGACCGGTTTCAATTCGGTCTCCGAGGTAAGCCTCGCAGAACGCCTCGTGGATCTAGTGGGACGGTTCGGCACCAGCTATATGCTCTTGGGACTTTCCGTACTGGTCGGCGCCGTTGCCGCCACCTCGCCTTCGGCCAATCGCCGCATTATCGGTTTGTTCTCGATATTTACAGGCCTGGTGGGGGTCTACTCGGTTTTTTTTGGTGCTGCAGAAGAACAATTTGGTTACTGCGTGGTCCTTGCAGGCGTGGTCTCACTACCCGTGGCTGGAGTGATGGTTGTGTCGTGGCGGCCCCGGCTGGGACGGTTGGTGGTTGTTGCGACGGCACTCATAACTGCCCTCAGTCTTTTCCTTGGGGTTCAAGCACGCTCCGTGGTGGATGACGGGCTCATCCAAGCCAGGAATTGGATGATTGCCGAGCTGCCCGCGTCGGCAAGAGTGGGCTTGACGTCCGTGACGGGTGAATTCGCGTTGCTTCCGCATGAGAACTGGGAGGTTCTGCCCTCGTTGGAATCCTTGAGGGACGGGGATGCCCAGTACGTTCTGACCCAAGGCAGACAGCTAAGCCAAGGGTACGGCTTTGCTTCTCCTGGCTTTTTGGACTGGCTGCAGAACAACGCCCATCCCGTTTTTACCTTTAGTGGACCAACGTCAGGTGAGACCGTGGTGTGGCGATTGGATCGAACCAAGCTGGAGGCCGCTGTTTCAGGCGGACTGGTACTGCCGCCTGTATCTGGTGGGTACAGGTGA
- a CDS encoding glycosyltransferase family 4 protein: MRVLHLGFEDPRMPGAGGGSVRTHEINRRLADKGYHITVLTTRYPGWTERVEDGVRYVPIGYGSGRNRLTRLVAYVARLPFEVSRRRSSVDLVVEDFFAPFSTMAAPLWTQRPTIGVVQWLHARDKARQYKLPLHWMERLGVRKHRRLIAVSQGIAERLKKLNPNVHVDVIGNGVDPCVWSNPPRHGKDVLFIGRLEYGHKGLDLLLQAWSQACSRVEGNLLIAGTGPDEDRLRAAVQEAGLSERVQLLGWLSGDRKFKTISEARLVAVPSRHETFGLVAIDALAAGTPVIAFDIPCLREILPAGTGWLVTPFDVTAFAHQIATRYSQPGLEQVAVEGRRFAAGYNWDALADLQAQAYVTALGELNTSQPRQEQLRRAERA, from the coding sequence ATGAGAGTTTTGCATTTGGGATTCGAAGATCCGCGCATGCCGGGGGCCGGCGGGGGATCCGTGCGGACGCACGAAATCAACCGTCGGCTTGCAGACAAGGGTTATCACATCACGGTGCTCACCACCCGGTATCCGGGCTGGACGGAACGTGTGGAGGACGGCGTGCGCTACGTGCCGATCGGGTATGGATCCGGCCGCAATCGGCTGACCCGGTTGGTGGCTTACGTGGCACGGCTGCCGTTCGAAGTGAGCCGGCGCCGATCATCGGTTGACTTGGTGGTGGAAGATTTCTTCGCCCCGTTTTCCACCATGGCAGCCCCGCTATGGACCCAACGCCCCACCATTGGGGTTGTCCAGTGGCTCCATGCCAGGGACAAGGCCCGGCAGTACAAGTTGCCGCTGCATTGGATGGAGCGGCTGGGGGTACGGAAGCACCGAAGACTCATCGCTGTTTCGCAGGGCATAGCCGAACGGTTGAAGAAACTGAATCCAAACGTTCATGTGGACGTGATCGGCAACGGTGTGGACCCCTGTGTGTGGAGCAACCCGCCGCGCCATGGGAAGGATGTCCTCTTCATCGGCCGTCTGGAGTACGGGCATAAGGGGCTTGACCTCCTCCTGCAGGCTTGGTCCCAAGCGTGCAGCAGGGTTGAGGGAAATCTGCTGATTGCCGGCACCGGTCCGGACGAAGACAGATTGCGTGCAGCCGTCCAGGAAGCCGGTCTGTCCGAACGTGTTCAGCTGCTGGGCTGGTTGTCTGGGGATAGGAAGTTCAAGACCATCAGCGAGGCCCGTCTCGTGGCGGTGCCTTCCCGGCACGAGACGTTCGGCTTGGTGGCCATTGATGCCTTGGCTGCTGGTACGCCAGTGATTGCTTTCGATATCCCGTGCCTCAGAGAGATCCTCCCTGCCGGGACCGGATGGCTTGTCACCCCCTTTGACGTCACTGCTTTCGCCCATCAGATTGCCACCCGCTATTCCCAGCCAGGGCTGGAGCAGGTGGCTGTGGAAGGACGCCGGTTTGCCGCCGGCTACAACTGGGATGCGCTCGCAGACTTGCAGGCTCAGGCCTACGTCACCGCACTGGGTGAATTGAACACCTCCCAACCCCGGCAGGAGCAACTCCGCCGTGCAGAAAGGGCCTGA
- a CDS encoding glycosyltransferase, protein MQARRHSDSLRRSRVDLEVVIPAYNEAARIPDTLKQTVDFLTNQPWSSRIVVVDNGSVDETAAVVRRISREEGDAVPISVVGCSRKGKGAAVRRGLLSGTSRFTGFFDADLATPLETLTEAMAHLSDGAAAVIASRHAPGSTLVRPQHLGRRVGGSAFRALTKSKVKGIRDTQCGFKFFERDALTAAMVQCRSTGFAFDVELLLRLQDNNASIIELPVAWTDGAASTFRPFQDGVASFASVIQLQRATP, encoded by the coding sequence GTGCAGGCACGCCGACATTCAGACTCGCTGCGCCGCTCCCGCGTGGATCTGGAGGTGGTCATTCCCGCCTACAACGAGGCCGCGAGAATCCCCGACACCTTGAAACAGACGGTCGATTTCCTGACCAACCAGCCGTGGTCTTCGCGGATTGTTGTGGTGGACAACGGAAGCGTTGATGAGACCGCCGCAGTGGTCCGCAGGATCTCCCGGGAAGAGGGGGACGCCGTTCCCATTTCCGTGGTGGGGTGCTCACGGAAGGGGAAGGGAGCGGCAGTCCGTCGCGGCCTCCTTAGCGGCACGTCCAGGTTCACGGGCTTTTTCGACGCCGACCTCGCCACGCCGCTGGAAACACTCACCGAGGCCATGGCCCATCTCTCAGACGGTGCAGCAGCGGTGATCGCTTCCCGCCATGCACCCGGCTCAACCCTGGTCCGGCCCCAACACCTCGGACGAAGGGTGGGAGGCTCTGCCTTCCGGGCGCTGACCAAGTCAAAGGTCAAGGGCATACGGGACACTCAGTGCGGCTTCAAATTCTTCGAACGCGATGCCCTCACAGCAGCCATGGTTCAGTGCCGCAGCACTGGTTTCGCTTTCGACGTTGAGCTTTTGCTGCGCCTGCAGGACAACAACGCCAGCATCATCGAACTTCCCGTGGCATGGACCGATGGAGCCGCATCAACGTTCCGCCCCTTCCAGGATGGGGTGGCCAGCTTTGCCTCGGTGATCCAACTCCAGAGGGCAACACCATGA
- a CDS encoding PIG-L deacetylase family protein yields the protein MAGDAPWLFLSPHLDDAVLSCGALIEAQAQRRQIVVATLFTESSPAPHTSAAGSFLRQCTVPDAGELFEARRSEDRAVLEDMGVQSLHLGEVDALFRRRSKPPRLGSSAWDRLLPELTHRYPTYRFDIALGRISRGDREMIRALRARVAGLLELTGAELLFCPAGVGRHVDHLITRDLGRDHPAHLVMYSDFPYDLLAGPDEAYLSNRGFVRWSWDMGLDTKPGRIRQYATQADALFPAGEIPLIPETYFVPAVPSGVR from the coding sequence ATGGCCGGAGACGCTCCATGGCTTTTCTTGTCACCCCATCTGGACGATGCTGTGTTGTCCTGCGGGGCTCTCATCGAAGCGCAGGCCCAGAGGCGTCAGATCGTCGTTGCGACTCTTTTCACTGAGTCATCTCCCGCTCCGCACACCAGCGCGGCAGGGTCGTTCCTGCGTCAGTGCACGGTCCCGGATGCCGGGGAACTCTTCGAGGCCAGGAGGTCGGAGGACCGGGCCGTGCTGGAAGACATGGGAGTCCAGTCCCTGCATCTAGGGGAAGTGGATGCGCTGTTTCGACGCCGGAGCAAGCCACCCAGGTTGGGAAGCAGTGCCTGGGACAGGCTTCTTCCGGAACTGACGCACAGATACCCCACCTATCGGTTCGACATCGCCTTGGGCAGAATCTCCCGGGGAGACCGGGAGATGATACGTGCGCTTCGCGCACGGGTCGCCGGGCTCTTGGAGCTGACCGGGGCGGAGCTGCTCTTTTGCCCCGCGGGAGTGGGCCGGCATGTTGACCATCTGATTACCCGCGACCTTGGCAGGGACCACCCGGCACATCTCGTGATGTACTCGGACTTTCCCTACGACCTGTTGGCCGGACCGGATGAAGCGTACCTGTCCAACAGAGGATTTGTGCGGTGGTCATGGGACATGGGCCTGGATACTAAGCCCGGCCGCATCAGGCAGTATGCCACGCAGGCCGACGCCTTGTTTCCTGCAGGGGAGATCCCTCTGATTCCGGAAACCTACTTTGTGCCCGCAGTGCCGTCAGGCGTGCGATGA